In one window of Thermus aquaticus DNA:
- a CDS encoding 3-hydroxyacyl-CoA dehydrogenase/enoyl-CoA hydratase family protein → MIKKVGVVGAGTMGSGIAALVASAGVPVVLLDIPGKEDRNEYAKKGLERALKAKPAAFMDADLARYVEIGNTEDHLEKLKDCDWVVEAIIEKPEPKQALYARLEGLLKPTAIVSSNTSGIPMKILLEGRSEAFRKRFLGTHFFNPPRYLHLLELIPTPETDPRVLAEIRRFGERILGKGTVLAKDSPGFIANRLGVYGMVQAVRLMEKHGLTIDEVDALTGPLLGRPNSATFRTADLTGLDVLKLVTEELAHATGEDFALPAWVLRLVEEGRLGEKTGAGFYKRVNGEILVLDPRTLDYVPRAKLDLPELGAIRDLPLSERLPKALELPGKYGAFLQELFARTAHYTLEKAPEIAYDLVSVDQALEWGFGWEAGPFKNMDAVGLARVRDLLGAHGLSVPELLEKADGAFYKNGAFLGFDGAYHPLPKREGVISLKALKSEGKTLLEGKEAALLDLGDGVALLEFRTKMNAIGEGVIRMLQKSLEYVEEKGYLGLVIGNEDPRAFSAGANLALILSLAQEGDWDELSLAVRQFQKASMSLRYSPFPVVVAPFGLTLGGGAEFTLHADKVQAHAELYMGLVEAGVGLLPAGGGTKEMLLRFTKELAPYEEADPFEAVKRAFNLIAMARTSTSALEARKMGFLRDRDGISMNRDFLIADAKRRVLELAPDYRPPLPPTIRVLGSEALGNLRYAVWAFREAGEITDHDMKIGLEIAYVLSGGEGPAREVSEWDLLDLEREAFLKLLGTRKTQERIAYTLKTGKPLRN, encoded by the coding sequence ATGATCAAGAAGGTAGGCGTGGTGGGCGCGGGGACCATGGGAAGCGGGATCGCCGCCCTAGTGGCCAGCGCCGGGGTCCCGGTGGTCCTTTTGGACATCCCCGGAAAGGAAGACCGGAACGAGTACGCCAAGAAGGGGCTGGAGCGGGCCCTGAAGGCCAAGCCGGCGGCCTTTATGGACGCCGACCTCGCCCGCTATGTGGAGATCGGCAACACCGAAGACCACCTGGAGAAGCTCAAGGACTGCGACTGGGTGGTGGAGGCCATCATAGAGAAGCCGGAGCCCAAACAGGCCCTTTACGCCCGCCTCGAGGGCCTCCTCAAGCCCACGGCCATCGTCAGCTCCAACACCAGCGGCATCCCCATGAAGATCCTCCTGGAAGGCCGCTCCGAGGCGTTCCGCAAGCGCTTCCTGGGGACCCACTTCTTCAACCCGCCCCGCTACCTCCACCTCCTGGAGCTCATCCCCACCCCCGAGACCGACCCCAGGGTGTTGGCGGAGATCCGCCGCTTCGGCGAGCGCATCCTGGGCAAGGGGACCGTTCTCGCCAAGGACTCCCCCGGCTTCATCGCCAATCGGCTTGGGGTCTACGGCATGGTGCAGGCGGTCCGCCTCATGGAGAAGCACGGCCTCACCATTGACGAGGTGGACGCCCTTACCGGGCCCCTCCTGGGCCGCCCCAACTCGGCCACCTTCCGCACCGCCGACCTCACAGGCCTGGACGTGCTGAAGCTGGTGACCGAGGAACTGGCCCACGCCACCGGGGAGGACTTCGCCCTTCCCGCCTGGGTCCTCCGCCTGGTGGAGGAGGGGCGCTTGGGGGAGAAGACGGGCGCCGGCTTTTACAAGCGGGTGAACGGGGAGATCCTGGTCCTGGACCCCAGGACCCTGGACTACGTTCCCAGGGCCAAGCTGGACCTCCCCGAGCTCGGGGCCATCCGGGACCTTCCCCTTTCCGAGCGCCTCCCCAAGGCCCTGGAGCTTCCCGGCAAGTACGGGGCCTTCCTCCAGGAGCTTTTCGCCAGGACCGCCCACTACACCCTGGAGAAGGCTCCGGAGATCGCCTACGACCTGGTCTCCGTGGACCAGGCCCTGGAGTGGGGCTTTGGCTGGGAGGCGGGGCCCTTCAAGAACATGGACGCCGTGGGCCTAGCCCGGGTGAGGGATCTCCTTGGGGCCCATGGGCTTTCCGTCCCCGAGCTTCTGGAGAAGGCGGACGGGGCCTTCTACAAGAACGGCGCCTTCCTGGGGTTTGACGGGGCCTACCACCCCCTGCCCAAGCGGGAAGGGGTCATCTCCTTAAAGGCCCTGAAGTCCGAGGGGAAGACCCTCCTGGAGGGCAAGGAGGCGGCGCTTCTGGACCTGGGGGATGGGGTGGCCCTTCTGGAGTTCCGCACCAAGATGAACGCCATCGGGGAGGGAGTCATCCGCATGCTCCAGAAGAGCCTGGAGTACGTGGAGGAGAAGGGCTATTTGGGGCTCGTCATCGGCAACGAGGACCCCAGGGCCTTCTCCGCCGGGGCCAACCTGGCCCTCATCCTTTCCCTGGCCCAGGAGGGGGACTGGGACGAGCTCTCCCTGGCGGTGCGGCAGTTCCAGAAGGCCTCCATGTCCTTGCGCTACAGCCCCTTCCCCGTGGTGGTGGCCCCCTTCGGCCTCACCCTGGGGGGCGGGGCCGAGTTCACCCTGCACGCCGATAAGGTTCAGGCCCACGCCGAGCTCTACATGGGCTTGGTGGAGGCCGGGGTGGGCCTTTTGCCCGCCGGGGGCGGCACCAAGGAGATGCTCCTCCGCTTCACCAAGGAGCTCGCCCCCTACGAGGAGGCGGACCCCTTTGAGGCGGTCAAGCGGGCCTTCAACCTGATCGCCATGGCCAGGACCTCCACAAGCGCCCTCGAGGCCAGGAAGATGGGCTTCCTCAGGGACCGGGATGGCATCTCCATGAACCGTGACTTCCTGATCGCCGACGCCAAAAGGCGGGTCCTGGAGCTGGCCCCCGACTACCGTCCGCCCCTGCCGCCCACCATCCGCGTCCTGGGGAGCGAGGCGCTTGGCAACCTGCGCTACGCCGTGTGGGCCTTCCGCGAGGCGGGGGAGATCACGGACCACGACATGAAGATCGGCCTGGAGATCGCCTACGTGCTCTCCGGCGGGGAAGGGCCGGCCCGGGAGGTCTCGGAGTGGGACCTCCTGGACCTGGAGCGCGAGGCCTTCTTGAAGCTCCTCGGCACCCGGAAGACCCAGGAGCGCATCGCCTACACCCTGAAGACGGGGAAGCCTCTTAGGAACTAA
- a CDS encoding thiolase family protein has protein sequence MREAVIVSAVRSPVARGKKDGALATLHPVDLSAQVMRGALERVGLDPRELEDVLWGCAMPEAAQGLNIARLALLRAGFPVEVAGATVNRFCSSGLQTIAMAAQAVMTGMADAVLAGGGEMMSQVPMSGFHTRLHPDLTPTEWSPEAYSVYIGMGYTAERVAERFGISREDQDRWALRSHQRAAQAWAQGRFSEVVPIRVPKVTYQGTKKRVEEVLFERDETVRPETSLEALAKLRPAFKKGGTVTAGNASPYSDGAAAVVVMSREKAEALGLKPLARLVSFAVAGVEPDVMGIGPVKAVPKALARAGLKLDQIDLIEFNEAFAAQVLAVMRALEMPEERTNVNGGAIALGHPLGATGAKLTAQLISELSRRGGGYGLVTMCIGGGMGAAGVFEVYPA, from the coding sequence ATGCGGGAAGCGGTCATCGTGAGCGCGGTTCGGAGCCCCGTGGCCCGGGGCAAGAAGGACGGGGCCTTGGCCACCCTCCACCCGGTGGACCTCTCGGCCCAGGTGATGCGGGGGGCGCTGGAGCGGGTGGGCCTGGACCCCAGGGAGCTTGAGGACGTTCTCTGGGGCTGCGCCATGCCCGAGGCGGCCCAGGGGCTCAACATCGCCCGCCTGGCCCTCCTCCGGGCGGGCTTTCCCGTGGAGGTGGCGGGGGCCACGGTCAACCGCTTCTGCTCCTCGGGCCTCCAGACCATCGCCATGGCGGCCCAGGCGGTGATGACGGGGATGGCGGACGCGGTGTTGGCGGGTGGGGGGGAGATGATGAGCCAGGTGCCCATGTCGGGCTTCCACACCCGGCTCCACCCCGACCTCACCCCCACCGAGTGGAGCCCGGAGGCCTATTCCGTTTACATCGGCATGGGCTACACCGCCGAGCGGGTGGCGGAGCGGTTTGGCATCAGCCGGGAGGACCAGGACCGCTGGGCCCTTAGGAGCCACCAGAGGGCGGCCCAGGCCTGGGCCCAGGGGCGCTTTAGCGAGGTGGTGCCCATCCGGGTGCCTAAGGTCACCTACCAGGGCACCAAGAAACGGGTGGAGGAGGTCCTCTTTGAGCGGGACGAGACCGTGCGGCCCGAGACCAGCCTCGAGGCCCTGGCCAAGCTCCGCCCCGCCTTCAAGAAGGGGGGCACGGTGACGGCGGGGAACGCCAGCCCCTACTCCGACGGGGCGGCGGCGGTGGTGGTCATGAGCCGGGAGAAGGCCGAGGCTTTGGGCCTTAAGCCCCTCGCCCGCTTGGTGAGCTTCGCCGTGGCCGGTGTGGAGCCCGACGTGATGGGCATCGGCCCGGTGAAGGCCGTGCCCAAGGCCTTGGCGCGGGCCGGGCTAAAGCTAGACCAGATTGACCTCATTGAGTTCAACGAGGCCTTCGCCGCCCAGGTCCTGGCGGTGATGCGGGCTTTGGAGATGCCCGAGGAGAGAACCAACGTCAACGGCGGGGCCATCGCCCTGGGCCACCCCTTGGGGGCCACCGGGGCCAAGCTCACCGCCCAGCTCATCAGCGAGCTTTCCCGGCGGGGCGGGGGGTACGGCCTGGTCACCATGTGCATCGGCGGCGGCATGGGGGCCGCCGGCGTCTTTGAGGTGTATCCGGCGTAA
- a CDS encoding acyl-CoA dehydrogenase family protein yields MTKEKKLWKKGGGWLLESPEAIYTPEDFDESVKEIARTTRTFVEREVLPLLDRMEHGELELNVPLMRKAGELGLLAIDVPEAYGGLDLPKVISTVVAEELSGTGGFSVTYGAHTSIGTLPLVYFGTEEQKRKYLPKLASGEWIAAYCLTEPGSGSDALAAKTRATLSEDGKYYILNGVKQWISNAGFAQLFTVFAKVDGEHFTAFLVERDTPGLSFGPEEKKMGIKASSTRQVILEDVKVPVENVLGEIGKGHKIAFNVLNVGRYKLGAGAVGGAKRALELSAQYAAQRVQFGRPIGRFGLIQEKLGEMASRIYAAESAVYRTVGLIDEALLGKEGAEAVMAGIEEYAVEASIIKVLGSEVLDYVVDEGVQIHGGYGYSQEYPIERAYRDARINRIFEGTNEINRLLIPGMLLRRALKGQLPLFQAAMKLQKELLEPSFEEPEDLELYQIAGLKKLFLMVAGLAAQRYGQGVEEEQEVLAAAADILIDAYAAESAVLRARRLGDLAQAMARVYLVQALDRAQMRALGVLPRLVEGDEARVVYSAARRLTKREPVDLVALRRKVAEAVLEAQGYPIPR; encoded by the coding sequence ATGACCAAGGAGAAGAAGCTTTGGAAAAAGGGCGGCGGCTGGCTTCTGGAGAGCCCGGAGGCCATTTACACCCCGGAGGACTTTGACGAGAGCGTCAAGGAGATTGCCCGCACCACCCGCACCTTCGTGGAGCGGGAGGTGCTTCCCCTTCTGGACCGCATGGAGCACGGGGAGCTGGAGCTCAACGTGCCCCTGATGCGTAAGGCAGGGGAGCTCGGGCTTCTGGCCATTGACGTCCCCGAGGCCTACGGGGGCCTGGACTTGCCCAAGGTGATCTCCACCGTGGTGGCGGAGGAGCTTTCGGGAACCGGGGGCTTTTCCGTCACTTACGGGGCCCACACCTCCATCGGCACCCTGCCCCTCGTCTACTTCGGCACCGAGGAGCAGAAGCGCAAGTACCTGCCGAAGCTCGCCAGCGGGGAGTGGATCGCCGCCTACTGCCTCACCGAGCCCGGCTCGGGCTCGGATGCCCTGGCCGCCAAGACCCGGGCCACCCTCTCGGAAGACGGCAAATACTACATCCTGAACGGCGTCAAGCAGTGGATCTCCAACGCGGGCTTCGCCCAGCTCTTCACCGTCTTCGCCAAGGTGGACGGGGAGCACTTCACCGCCTTTTTGGTGGAGCGGGACACCCCGGGCCTCTCCTTCGGCCCCGAGGAGAAGAAGATGGGCATCAAGGCCTCCAGCACCCGCCAGGTGATCCTGGAGGACGTCAAGGTGCCGGTGGAGAACGTCCTGGGGGAGATCGGCAAGGGGCACAAGATCGCCTTCAACGTCCTCAACGTGGGCCGCTACAAGCTGGGGGCGGGGGCCGTGGGCGGGGCCAAGCGGGCCCTGGAGCTTTCCGCCCAGTACGCGGCCCAGCGGGTCCAGTTCGGCCGCCCCATCGGCCGCTTCGGCCTCATCCAGGAGAAGCTGGGGGAGATGGCGAGCCGCATCTACGCCGCCGAGAGCGCCGTCTACCGCACCGTGGGTCTCATTGACGAGGCCCTTTTGGGCAAGGAGGGCGCCGAGGCGGTGATGGCGGGCATTGAGGAGTACGCCGTGGAGGCCAGCATCATCAAGGTGCTGGGCTCGGAGGTCCTGGACTACGTGGTGGACGAAGGGGTGCAGATCCACGGCGGCTACGGCTACTCCCAGGAGTACCCCATTGAGAGGGCCTACCGGGACGCTCGCATCAACCGCATCTTTGAGGGCACCAACGAGATCAACCGCCTCCTCATCCCCGGCATGCTCCTCCGCCGGGCCCTGAAGGGGCAACTCCCCCTCTTCCAGGCGGCCATGAAGCTCCAGAAGGAGCTTTTGGAGCCCAGCTTTGAGGAGCCCGAGGACCTGGAGCTCTACCAGATCGCCGGCCTCAAGAAACTCTTCCTGATGGTGGCCGGCCTGGCGGCCCAGAGGTACGGCCAGGGGGTGGAGGAGGAGCAGGAGGTCCTGGCGGCCGCCGCCGACATCCTCATTGACGCCTACGCCGCCGAGAGCGCCGTCCTCCGGGCCAGGCGGCTTGGGGACCTGGCCCAGGCCATGGCCCGGGTCTATCTGGTGCAGGCCCTGGACCGGGCCCAGATGAGGGCCCTTGGCGTTCTGCCGCGGCTTGTGGAGGGGGACGAGGCCCGGGTGGTCTACTCGGCCGCCCGCAGGCTCACCAAGCGCGAGCCCGTGGACCTGGTGGCCCTGAGGCGGAAGGTGGCCGAGGCGGTCCTCGAGGCCCAGGGCTACCCCATCCCGCGCTAG
- the cysS gene encoding cysteine--tRNA ligase, whose product MGLVIYDTMQRKKVPFEPATPGHVGIYVCGPTVYADPHLGHARGPIVYDVLRRYFLHKGYKVRFVSNITDVGHLTEDDEGEDKVAKRAKLEKLEPMEVAEKYTWSYFDAMAALNVLRPSIAPRASGHIPEMWELTQKLLERGVAYVREGSVYFRVRAFPEYGKLSGKRPEELRAGARVEVREEKEDPLDFALWKAAEPGHLMRWKSPWGEGYPGWHIECTAMSLKYLGEGFDLHAGGIDLQFPHHECEIAQAEAAGYRFARHWMHHNHVLLEGEKMAKSTGNLVLLHDLLRAHEPMAVRFYLLQTHYRSPMDFTFAGLEAAKKGYARLLNAYREVRARKKTAPKGTTPELERALEALEKGFMAAIEDDLSTPEALAQFFTFLPELHRLLPEAREESLRRAEEAFHTLGEGILGLFPERVLEEKLSGPLLEGLIGLLLELREEARRAKDYAKSDLIRDRLKALGVIVEDTKEGPRWRIEAL is encoded by the coding sequence ATGGGCCTCGTCATCTACGACACGATGCAAAGGAAGAAGGTCCCCTTTGAGCCCGCCACCCCGGGGCACGTGGGCATCTACGTCTGCGGCCCCACTGTCTACGCCGACCCCCACCTGGGCCACGCCCGGGGCCCCATCGTCTACGACGTCTTGCGGCGCTACTTCCTCCACAAGGGCTACAAGGTCCGCTTCGTCTCCAACATCACCGACGTGGGCCACCTGACCGAGGACGACGAGGGCGAGGACAAGGTGGCCAAACGGGCCAAGCTGGAAAAGCTTGAGCCCATGGAGGTGGCGGAGAAGTACACCTGGAGCTACTTTGACGCCATGGCGGCCCTGAACGTCCTGAGGCCCTCCATCGCCCCCAGGGCCTCGGGCCACATCCCCGAGATGTGGGAGCTCACGCAAAAGCTCCTGGAGCGGGGTGTGGCCTACGTGCGGGAGGGGAGCGTCTACTTCCGGGTCCGGGCCTTCCCGGAATACGGCAAGCTCTCCGGCAAAAGGCCCGAGGAGCTCAGGGCCGGGGCCAGGGTGGAGGTCCGGGAGGAGAAGGAGGACCCCCTGGACTTCGCCCTGTGGAAGGCCGCCGAGCCCGGCCACCTCATGCGCTGGAAGAGCCCCTGGGGGGAGGGCTACCCCGGCTGGCACATTGAGTGCACCGCCATGAGCCTCAAGTACCTGGGGGAGGGGTTTGACCTGCACGCCGGGGGGATTGACCTCCAGTTCCCCCACCACGAGTGCGAGATCGCCCAGGCGGAGGCGGCGGGGTACCGCTTCGCCCGGCACTGGATGCACCACAACCACGTCCTCCTGGAGGGGGAGAAGATGGCCAAGAGCACGGGAAACCTGGTCCTCCTCCACGACCTTCTCCGCGCCCACGAGCCCATGGCCGTGCGCTTTTACCTCCTGCAGACCCACTACCGGAGCCCCATGGACTTCACCTTTGCGGGCCTCGAGGCCGCCAAGAAGGGCTATGCCCGCCTCCTGAACGCCTACCGGGAGGTGCGCGCCCGCAAGAAGACCGCCCCCAAGGGCACCACCCCCGAGCTGGAGAGGGCTTTGGAGGCCCTGGAGAAGGGCTTCATGGCGGCCATAGAGGACGACCTCTCCACCCCTGAGGCTCTGGCCCAGTTCTTCACCTTCCTCCCCGAGCTCCACCGCCTCCTCCCCGAGGCCAGAGAGGAGAGCCTAAGGCGGGCGGAAGAGGCCTTCCACACCCTGGGGGAAGGGATCCTGGGCCTCTTCCCGGAAAGGGTCCTGGAGGAGAAGCTCTCGGGGCCTCTCCTCGAGGGCCTCATCGGCCTCCTCCTAGAGCTGAGGGAAGAGGCCCGGCGGGCCAAGGACTACGCCAAAAGCGACCTAATCCGGGACCGGCTCAAGGCCCTGGGGGTCATCGTGGAGGATACCAAGGAAGGCCCCAGGTGGCGCATAGAGGCGCTGTGA
- the hslO gene encoding Hsp33 family molecular chaperone HslO, which produces MGRILRGLAGDGNLRVVAADTTDVVEEARLRHGLSPTATAALGRAMTGALLLAQLLLKTPKERLTLRIEGAGPLGGLVAEADAFGHVRSYVKNPKAEAPLREDGKLNVGELLGPGVLRVDRSLPNGEIYTSTVPLVSGEIAEDLAHYLWQSEQIPSAVLLGVRVHGEGEVEVAGGVAVQVMPGAPEEVVARLEANLAGLQGLTPLLKEKGLEGALEAIFQGLGYAPTDLRALGYAQNEIPVRFQCRCSREKALEALVFFTPEEREDMIVKDGGAEVVCHWCGEAYRFSPEEIRSLVAEVRCPDCGALWLYPRADGSVFRIEGETCRCGRKVEIPSERRAEA; this is translated from the coding sequence ATGGGGCGGATTCTGAGGGGACTTGCCGGGGACGGGAACCTGAGGGTGGTGGCGGCGGACACGACGGACGTGGTGGAGGAGGCCAGGCTTCGGCACGGCCTTTCCCCCACGGCCACCGCCGCCTTGGGCCGGGCCATGACCGGGGCCCTCCTCCTGGCCCAGCTCCTCCTCAAGACCCCCAAGGAGCGCCTCACCCTGCGCATAGAGGGCGCGGGGCCCCTGGGGGGCCTGGTGGCGGAGGCCGACGCCTTCGGCCACGTGAGGAGCTACGTGAAAAACCCGAAGGCGGAGGCGCCCTTGCGGGAAGACGGCAAGCTCAACGTGGGGGAGCTTCTGGGGCCCGGGGTCCTGCGGGTGGACCGGAGCCTCCCCAACGGGGAGATCTACACCAGCACGGTGCCCCTGGTCTCCGGCGAGATCGCCGAGGACCTGGCCCACTACCTCTGGCAGTCCGAGCAGATCCCCTCCGCCGTCCTCCTGGGGGTGCGGGTCCACGGGGAAGGCGAGGTGGAGGTGGCGGGGGGCGTGGCCGTTCAGGTCATGCCCGGGGCCCCCGAGGAGGTGGTGGCCCGCCTCGAGGCCAACCTGGCGGGGCTTCAGGGCCTCACGCCCCTCCTCAAGGAGAAGGGCCTGGAGGGGGCTTTGGAGGCCATCTTCCAGGGCCTCGGCTACGCGCCCACGGACCTGAGGGCCCTGGGCTACGCCCAAAACGAGATCCCGGTCCGCTTCCAGTGCCGTTGTAGCCGGGAAAAGGCCCTGGAGGCCCTGGTCTTCTTCACCCCCGAGGAGCGGGAGGACATGATCGTGAAGGACGGAGGGGCGGAGGTGGTCTGCCACTGGTGCGGGGAAGCCTACCGCTTTAGCCCGGAAGAAATCCGTTCCCTGGTGGCCGAGGTCCGCTGCCCGGACTGCGGGGCCCTTTGGCTCTACCCCCGGGCGGACGGGAGCGTTTTCCGCATAGAGGGGGAGACCTGCCGTTGCGGGCGGAAGGTGGAGATCCCCTCGGAGAGGCGGGCCGAGGCCTAG
- a CDS encoding ABC transporter permease → MRRVLGVFGLLLLWEGLSVSGLVNPLYAPPPHEVLLTLWGFLASGEAWPHLQATFSAALLGLFWGILLGGALGLLAAFSSLVADLLEPVMLLLNAIPRVILAPLFVIWLGIGLASKVALSLVLVAVLIFFAVYGGVRNVDPRLVERVRTLGGGSLWLLREVYLPSLAAWVLSSLKVAVGFAFTGAVVGEFVAASRGLGYLLSFAQSTYNAKLSLALIALIVLFVLFLFFLFERLERHLLRWRPQVGGQG, encoded by the coding sequence ATGCGCCGCGTCCTAGGGGTTTTCGGTCTTCTCCTCCTCTGGGAAGGGCTTTCCGTCTCGGGGCTGGTAAACCCCCTCTACGCCCCACCCCCCCACGAGGTCCTCCTCACCCTTTGGGGCTTCCTCGCCAGCGGCGAGGCCTGGCCCCACCTCCAGGCCACCTTCAGCGCCGCCCTCTTGGGGCTTTTCTGGGGGATCCTCCTTGGGGGGGCCTTAGGCCTTCTCGCCGCCTTCAGTTCCCTCGTCGCCGACCTCCTGGAGCCCGTCATGCTCCTCCTCAACGCCATCCCCCGGGTGATCCTCGCCCCCCTCTTCGTGATCTGGCTCGGCATCGGCCTGGCCTCCAAGGTGGCCCTGAGCCTGGTCCTGGTGGCCGTGCTCATCTTCTTCGCCGTCTACGGGGGGGTGCGCAACGTGGACCCGAGGCTCGTGGAAAGGGTCCGGACCCTGGGGGGCGGAAGCCTATGGCTCCTGAGGGAGGTCTACCTCCCCTCCCTCGCCGCCTGGGTCCTCTCCTCCCTGAAGGTGGCCGTGGGCTTCGCCTTCACCGGAGCGGTGGTGGGGGAGTTCGTGGCGGCCAGCCGGGGCTTAGGCTACCTCCTCTCCTTCGCCCAGAGCACCTACAACGCCAAGCTCTCCCTGGCCCTCATCGCCCTAATCGTCCTCTTCGTCCTCTTCCTCTTCTTCCTCTTTGAGCGCTTGGAGCGCCACCTCCTCCGCTGGCGGCCGCAAGTGGGCGGGCAGGGGTAG
- a CDS encoding ABC transporter ATP-binding protein: MLEVRNLALGYGKVPVLAGVSLHVAAGEFVSLVGPSGSGKSTLLRAIAGLLKPLSGEIRRGFPKEALGFLFQEDALLPWRTARQNAALGLRIRGWPREKALEEAEAWLSRLGLQGLGDRFPHELSGGQRKRVALAQVLALRPRLLLMDEPFSSLDAILRMEITRDLLRLVEGEGISVLLVTHDLEEALALSDRVYLLSQGPRARIAKEYPVPFPRPRDPVGVRSDPRFGTLLKRLWQDLEEVALCAAS, encoded by the coding sequence GTGCTTGAGGTCCGGAACCTGGCCTTAGGCTACGGGAAGGTCCCCGTCCTGGCAGGGGTGAGCCTCCACGTGGCCGCGGGGGAGTTCGTGAGCCTGGTGGGGCCTTCGGGCAGCGGCAAGAGCACCCTCCTTCGGGCCATCGCCGGTCTCCTGAAGCCCCTTTCCGGGGAGATCCGGCGGGGGTTTCCTAAAGAGGCCCTGGGCTTTCTCTTCCAGGAGGATGCCCTCCTTCCCTGGCGCACCGCCCGGCAAAACGCCGCCTTGGGCCTGAGGATCCGCGGGTGGCCCCGGGAGAAGGCCCTGGAGGAGGCCGAGGCCTGGCTTTCCCGCCTGGGGCTTCAGGGGCTTGGGGACCGCTTTCCCCACGAGCTCTCCGGGGGGCAAAGGAAGCGGGTGGCCCTGGCCCAGGTCCTGGCCCTAAGGCCCCGCCTCCTCCTCATGGACGAGCCCTTTTCCAGCCTGGACGCCATCCTGCGCATGGAGATCACCCGCGACCTCCTCCGGCTGGTGGAGGGGGAGGGGATCTCCGTCCTCCTGGTGACCCACGACCTCGAGGAGGCCCTAGCCCTCTCCGACCGGGTTTACCTCCTCTCCCAGGGGCCCAGGGCCCGCATCGCCAAGGAGTACCCCGTTCCCTTCCCCAGGCCCCGGGACCCGGTGGGGGTGCGGAGCGACCCCCGCTTCGGCACCCTTCTTAAGAGGCTGTGGCAGGATCTGGAAGAGGTGGCCCTATGCGCCGCGTCCTAG
- a CDS encoding ABC transporter substrate-binding protein has translation MALRRGYFAEEGLEVELVYARGGSQALQFLVGRAVDYAATSLDAALQAYQQGAPILRFCSTGRLPLFALAAGPKSAIKGLKDLEGKAVGVSALGNADHVLLVYLLKKAGVDPKRVQYATLGPNLYEALKAGHVEAGMVQEPALTLLKEAGGRELVNLMDLKQARAYLGGPYEFMGVAVRREERQGRLEEMRAMARALEKALRFIHAANARLIADTLPKALIAGGDEERLRGVIERYRKDLYPTGVRIDLEAARRVAESQVEAGLLPPSFRVEGLLDLEVLGA, from the coding sequence GTGGCCCTGAGGCGGGGCTACTTTGCCGAAGAGGGCCTCGAGGTGGAGCTGGTCTACGCCCGGGGAGGAAGCCAGGCCCTGCAGTTTTTGGTGGGGCGGGCGGTGGACTACGCCGCCACCAGCCTGGACGCGGCCCTCCAGGCCTACCAGCAAGGGGCCCCCATCCTCCGCTTCTGTTCCACAGGCCGCCTCCCTCTCTTCGCCCTGGCCGCCGGCCCCAAAAGCGCCATCAAGGGCCTCAAGGACCTGGAGGGGAAGGCCGTGGGGGTTTCGGCCCTGGGCAACGCCGACCACGTCCTTTTGGTCTACCTCCTGAAAAAGGCCGGGGTGGATCCAAAGCGGGTGCAGTACGCCACCTTAGGCCCCAACCTCTACGAGGCCCTCAAAGCTGGGCACGTGGAAGCGGGAATGGTCCAGGAGCCCGCCCTCACCCTCCTCAAGGAGGCCGGGGGGCGGGAGCTGGTGAACCTCATGGACCTGAAGCAGGCCCGGGCTTACCTGGGCGGCCCCTACGAGTTCATGGGGGTGGCGGTGCGGCGGGAGGAGCGCCAGGGAAGGCTTGAGGAGATGCGGGCCATGGCCAGGGCCCTGGAGAAGGCCCTCCGCTTCATCCACGCCGCCAACGCCCGCCTCATCGCTGACACCCTGCCCAAGGCCCTGATTGCGGGCGGGGACGAGGAAAGGCTCCGGGGGGTGATTGAGCGCTACCGCAAGGACCTCTACCCCACAGGGGTGCGGATTGACCTGGAGGCCGCCCGCCGGGTAGCGGAAAGCCAGGTGGAGGCGGGCCTCCTCCCCCCCTCCTTCCGGGTGGAGGGGCTTTTGGACCTGGAGGTGCTGGGTGCTTGA
- a CDS encoding universal stress protein, which produces MFKTILLAYDGSDHAKRAAAVAKAEAQAHGARLLVVHAYEPVPDYLGEPFFEEALKRRLERAEKVRAEAMALTGVPREDALLLQGRPAEAILQAAIGEKADLIVMGTRGLGAVGSLFLGSQSQKVVAEAPCPVLLVR; this is translated from the coding sequence ATGTTCAAGACCATCCTCCTGGCCTACGACGGCTCGGACCACGCCAAGCGGGCGGCGGCGGTGGCCAAGGCCGAGGCCCAGGCCCACGGGGCGAGGCTTCTGGTGGTCCACGCCTACGAGCCCGTGCCCGACTACCTAGGGGAGCCCTTTTTTGAAGAGGCCCTGAAGAGGCGGCTGGAGCGGGCGGAGAAGGTTCGGGCCGAGGCCATGGCCCTGACCGGGGTTCCCCGGGAGGACGCCCTCCTTTTGCAGGGGCGGCCGGCGGAGGCCATCCTCCAGGCGGCCATCGGGGAGAAGGCGGACCTGATCGTCATGGGCACCCGGGGCCTGGGGGCGGTGGGGAGCCTCTTTCTGGGAAGCCAGAGCCAGAAGGTGGTGGCCGAGGCCCCCTGTCCCGTGCTTCTGGTGCGCTAG